One genomic region from Anticarsia gemmatalis isolate Benzon Research Colony breed Stoneville strain chromosome 7, ilAntGemm2 primary, whole genome shotgun sequence encodes:
- the Trpgamma gene encoding transient receptor potential cation channel gamma isoform X4, translating into MSGGSGGDRRPSTCRVELGALLAPEPRPLDNKVKRHSIHGMTEEENVVRPHQEMAVLSLEEKKYLLGVERGDVAGTRRVLQRARDTGHINVDCVDPLGRSALLMAIDNENLEMVELLLEFGVETRDALLHAISEEFVEAVEALLDHEERTRKPGEPNSWEALPPETATFTADITPLILAAHRDSYEIIKLLLDRGAALPVPHDVRCGCDECVRSRREDSLRHSRSRINAYRALASPSLIALSSKDPILTAFELSWELRRLSALEHEFKTEYQELRAQCQEFATALLDHTRTSHELQVLLNHETGSPQVPLPEPGAPERMRLSRLKLAIKLRQKKFVAHPNVQQLLASIWYESVPGFRRKNMLLQAAEMVRIGAMFPLYSLAYIVAPHSTAGRTLRKPFIKFLCHSASYFMFLFLLILASQRIETAAGGLLWGTPHGEPLSRRGAPPSLVEWLILAWVSGLIWSEVKQLWDMGLREYVHDMWNVIDFVTNSLYVATVALRIVSHCQVRREMAMGLQWNQPREKWDAWDPMLLSEGLFSAANIFSSLKLVYIFSVNPHLGPLQVSLSRMVLDILKFFVLDILVIFAFSCGLNQLLWYYADMEKKRCTTGGTSLSANGTLPDPDACIVWRRFANLFETMQTLFWAAFGLVDLDSFELDGIKIFTRFWGMLMFGTYAVINVIVLLNLLIAMMNHSYQLISERADVEWKFARSKLWISYFEEGGTAPPPFNVVPSPKSLLYAWRWLQRRMCGHARAKREHMRTIRRKAKQANERDFRYQAIMRNLVRRYVTVQQRRAECGGVTEDDVNEIKQDVSAFRCELVEILRNSGMNTSTVNAGAPGGGGGKKNRQKERRLMKGFNIAPGGSLAPVDEFLASLHHEHGGAHGAAHHASLSALLGGRLRTSQSSLSDGGASAVGGGLAAARRKPASHKRRWGTIIEAARAARVSRLIGRSRSEDSVCDHARQSASGSDRSDSGSDSQRSPERTTRSGPLHPLSALAALKRKRKKFSDSRRPGAETRAAAATDAALQRASSVPARAPPVSAVAARPTMPPPAVSPSTTTESVAGRGGSREPLLASLDDDAHKVGPRPAAERARRSAAGGAEMRVDDSQEACGRCGYEAGAGTEAGEGEAPGAGGAGLPCARCAALARLAGVTPLHGHAPHHSAGWL; encoded by the exons ATGTCGGGCGGCAGCGGCGGCGACCGGCGCCCCTCCACGTGCCGCGTGGAGCTGGGCGCGCTGCTGGCGCCGGAGCCGCGCCCGCTAGATAACAAGGTCAAG CGCCACAGCATACATGGTATGACGGAGGAGGAGAACGTGGTGCGGCCGCACCAGGAGATGGCAGTGCTCTCCCTCGAGGAGAAGAAGTACCTGCTGGGCGTGGAGCGCGGCGACGTGGCGGGCACGCGGCGCGTGCTGCAGCGCGCGCGCGACACCGGACACATCAACGTCGACTGCGTGGACCCGCTCGGCCGCAGCGCGCTGCTCATGGCCATCGACAACGAGAACCTCGAGATGGTGGAGCTGCTGCTCGAGTTCGGCGTGGAGACGCGTGACGCGCTGCTGCACGCCATCTCCGAGGAGTTCGTCGAGGCCGTCGAGGCGCTGCTCGACCACGAGGAGCGCACGCGCAAGCCGGGCGAGCCTAAC AGCTGGGAGGCGCTGCCACCAGAGACGGCGACGTTCACGGCGGACATCACGCCGCTGATTCTGGCGGCGCACCGCGACAGCTACGAGATCATCAAGCTGCTGCTGGATCGCGGTGCTGCGCTGCCCGTGCCGCACGACGTGCGGTGCGGCTGCGACGAGTGCGTGCGCTCGCGCCGCGAAGATTCGCTGCGACACTCGCGCTCCAGGATCAACGCATATCGAGCGCTCGCCTCGCCCTCTCTTATAGCGCTCTCGTCCAAAGACCCGATCTTGACAGCATTCGAACTATCGTGGGAGCTCCGGCGGCTGTCGGCGCTGGAGCATGAGTTCAAGACGGAGTACCAGGAGCTGCGCGCGCAGTGCCAGGAGTTCGCGACGGCGCTGCTGGACCACACGCGCACGTCGCACGAGCTGCAGGTGCTGCTCAACCACGAGACAGGCTCGCCGCAGGTTCCACTGCCTGAGCCTGGCGCGCCCGAGCGCATGAGACTCTCTAGATTAAAGCTAGCTATTAAATTAAGACAAAAGAAG TTCGTGGCACATCCGAACGTGCAGCAACTATTGGCGTCCATCTGGTACGAGAGCGTGCCGGGCTTCCGGCGCAAGAACATGCTGCTGCAGGCGGCGGAGATGGTCCGCATCGGCGCCATGTTCCCGCTGTACTCGCTGGCGTACATCGTGGCGCCGCACTCCACCGCCGGCCGCACGCTGCGCAAGCCCTTCATCAAGTTCCTGTGCCACTCGGCGAGCTACTTTATGTTCCTAT TTCTTCTAATTTTGGCATCACAACGCATCGAGACGGCGGCGGGAGGGCTGCTATGGGGCACGCCTCATGGGGAGCCCCTGTCGCGGCGCGGGGCTCCGCCCTCGCTCGTCGAGTGGCTCATCCTCGCCTGGGTCAGCG GTCTAATCTGGAGCGAGGTGAAGCAGCTATGGGACATGGGGCTGCGAGAGTACGTACACGACATGTGGAACGTGATAGACTTCGTCACCAACTCGCTGTACGTCGCCACTGTCGCGTTACGAATCGTCTCACATTGTCAG GTGCGTCGCGAAATGGCGATGGGTCTACAATGGAACCAGCCCCGTGAGAAATGGGACGCGTGGGACCCGATGCTTTTGTCCGAGGGTCTGTTCTCAGCCGCTAACATCTTCAGCAGCCTCAAGCTGGTGTACATCTTTAGTGTGAACCCTCACCTCGGACCGCTACAAGTCTCCCTCAGCCGGATGGTGCTCGATATACTTAAGTTCTTTGTTTTGGATATATTGGTCATCTTTGCTTTCTCCTGTG GTCTTAACCAGTTGCTATGGTACTACGCGGACATGGAGAAGAAGAGATGTACAACGGGAGGTACATCACTCTCAGCCAACGGCACTCTACCAGACCCTGACGCGTGCATCGTTTGGAGAAGATTTGCCAA TTTGTTCGAGACGATGCAGACGTTGTTCTGGGCGGCGTTCGGCCTCGTGGACCTGGATTCCTTTGAGCTGGACGGCATCAAGATCTTCACGAGGTTCTGGGGCATGCTGATGTTCGGCACCTATGCTGTCATCAACGTCATCGTACTCCTCAACCTGCTCATCGCCATGATGAATCACTCTTACCAACTTATTTCT GAACGCGCAGATGTGGAGTGGAAATTCGCGCGTAGTAAACTTTGGATTAGTTACTTTGAGGAAGGAGGTACGGCGCCACCGCCCTTCAACGTGGTGCCCTCGCCCAAGAGCCTGCTGTATGCGTGGCGGTGGCTGCAGCGTAGGATGTGTGGCCATGCGCGTGCCAAGAGAGAACACATGCGGACCATCAGG AGAAAAGCCAAACAAGCCAACGAAAGAGACTTCCGCTACCag GCAATAATGCGCAACCTGGTGCGTCGGTACGTGACGGTGCAGCAGCGGCGCGCCGAGTGCGGCGGCGTCACCGAGGACGACGTCAACGAGATCAAGCAGGACGTCAGCGCCTTCCGCTGCGAGCTCGTCGAGATCCTGCGCAACTCCGGCATGAACACCAGCACTGTTAACGCCGGAGCGCCAG GCGGTGGAGGCGGCAAAAAGAATCGCCAGAAGGAGCGTCGATTGATGAAAGGGTTTAACATCGCACCGGGCGGGTCGCTGGCACCTGTGGACGAGTTCTTGGCGTCGCTACACCACGAGCACGGTGGAGCACACGGTGCGGCGCACCATGCCTCACTGTCCGCTCTGCTGGGTGGCCGCCTGCGGACCAGCCAGTCCAGTCTGTCAGACGGCGGTGCCAGCGCAGTGGGCGGGGGCCTCGCTGCCGCGCGTCGTAAGCCCGCCTCACACAAGCGTCGCTGGGGCACCATCATCGAGGCGGCGCGGGCCGCTCGCGTCTCGCGCCTCATCGGCCGGTCCAGGTCAGAGGACTCCGTTTGCGATCACGCGCGACAGTCAGCCAG CGGCAGCGATCGCTCGGATTCCGGGAGCGATTCGCAGCGTAGCCCGGAACGAACGACACGCAGCGGTCCATTGCATCCGCTATCAGCACTGGCGGCGCTCAAGCGCAAGCGGAAGAAGTTCTCGGACTCGAGGCGGCCCGGCGCCGAGACGCGGGCCGCCGCGGCGACCGACGCGGCGCTGCAGCGCGCCAGCTCGGTGCCGGCGCGCGCCCCGCCCGTGTCGGCGGTGGCGGCGCGGCCCACGATGCCGCCGCCCGCCGTGTCGCCGTCCACCACGACGGAGAGCGTGGCGGGGCGCGGCGGCAGCCGGGAGCCGCTGCTGGCGAGCCTGGACGACGACGCACACAAGGTGGGCCCGCGCCCCGCGGCCGAGCGAGCGCGGCGCTCGGCGGCGGGCGGTGCTGAGATGCGTGTCGACGATTCCCAGGAGGCGTGCGGGCGCTGCGGGTACGAGGCGGGCGCCGGCACGGAGGCGGGCGAGGGCGAGGCGccgggcgcggggggcgcggggctGCCGTGCGCCCGCTGCGCGGCGCTGGCGCGGCTCGCCGGCGTCACGCCGCTGCACGGCCACGCGCCGCACCACTCCGCCGGCTGGCTGTAG